In the genome of Halostella limicola, one region contains:
- a CDS encoding RNA methyltransferase, giving the protein MSAPTVVVVEPQTPGNVGTIARAMKNFGFSDLKLVDPPELDRDGEAYGFAGQAREDVLPNADEVTFDEVVENYHTVGMTAITNEDCRKHTRFPFATPDELAEELATVETDTALLFGREDNGLANDELERVDQIGAIPASAEYSSLNLGQAATVTLYELRDLTLDETQLPDRERERAAQPAVERLYDEFSNFLAAVSHPEEKRPKTERMLRRVVGRAHPTEREASRMTGLFRKAAARLDDGEE; this is encoded by the coding sequence ATGAGCGCGCCGACGGTCGTCGTCGTCGAGCCGCAGACGCCCGGCAACGTCGGCACCATCGCCCGGGCGATGAAGAACTTCGGGTTCTCCGACCTGAAGCTCGTCGACCCGCCGGAACTGGACCGCGACGGCGAGGCGTACGGCTTCGCCGGGCAGGCCCGCGAGGACGTGCTCCCGAACGCGGACGAGGTCACCTTCGACGAGGTCGTCGAGAACTACCACACTGTCGGGATGACCGCCATCACGAACGAGGACTGCCGGAAGCACACCCGGTTCCCGTTCGCCACGCCCGACGAACTCGCCGAGGAGCTGGCGACCGTCGAGACGGACACGGCCCTGCTGTTCGGCCGCGAGGACAACGGCCTCGCGAACGACGAGCTCGAACGCGTCGACCAGATCGGCGCGATCCCCGCAAGCGCGGAGTACTCGTCGCTCAACCTCGGGCAGGCAGCGACGGTGACGCTGTACGAACTGCGGGACCTCACCCTCGACGAGACGCAGCTTCCGGACCGGGAGCGCGAGCGCGCCGCCCAGCCTGCCGTCGAGCGCCTGTACGACGAGTTCTCGAACTTCCTCGCCGCCGTCTCCCACCCCGAGGAGAAGCGCCCCAAGACCGAGCGGATGCTCCGCCGGGTCGTCGGGCGCGCGCACCCCACCGAGCGGGAGGCGTCACGCATGACCGGCCTGTTCAGGAAGGCGGCGGCGCGGCTGGACGACGGAGAAGAGTGA